One genomic window of Devosia salina includes the following:
- a CDS encoding ABC transporter permease, protein MTDISSTGRRLPDRLDNPLKSVVMSWESLLVLVALAIFLANSFASPYFLNAWSLSDLTFNFTEKGLIALAMALVIITGEIDLSVASIIALASTLMGLALQYGADTPTLVAVGIAVGLVCGAFNGFLVTGLKLPSIVVTIGTMSLFRGIAFIILGDQSFKGYPKEFAWFGQGYVWWVVSFELVLFLVAAVIFYVLLHRTNFGRRVFAIGNNATAARFSGVRVDRIKFVLFCLTGLISGIAAVLLTARLGSTRPSIAEGFELDVVTMVVLGGVSIMGGAGSIIGVVIAALIIGLVTFGLGLLNVPGIVMTIFTGSLLIVVIALPILFRMYKERRA, encoded by the coding sequence ATGACCGATATTTCATCAACCGGCCGTCGCCTTCCCGACCGGCTCGACAATCCGCTGAAATCCGTGGTGATGAGCTGGGAAAGCCTGCTGGTCCTGGTGGCGCTGGCCATCTTCCTGGCTAACAGCTTTGCCTCGCCCTACTTCCTCAACGCCTGGAGTCTCAGCGATCTCACCTTCAACTTCACCGAAAAGGGCCTGATCGCGCTGGCCATGGCGCTGGTGATCATCACCGGCGAGATCGACCTGTCGGTCGCCTCGATCATCGCGCTGGCCTCGACGTTGATGGGCCTGGCACTGCAATATGGCGCCGATACGCCCACGCTGGTGGCGGTCGGCATCGCCGTGGGCCTGGTCTGCGGCGCGTTCAACGGCTTCCTGGTGACGGGGCTGAAGCTGCCCTCGATCGTGGTCACCATCGGCACGATGAGCTTGTTCCGCGGCATTGCCTTCATCATCCTGGGCGACCAGAGCTTCAAGGGCTATCCCAAGGAGTTCGCCTGGTTTGGCCAGGGCTATGTCTGGTGGGTCGTCTCGTTCGAGCTGGTGCTGTTCCTGGTGGCCGCGGTGATCTTTTACGTGCTGCTGCATCGCACCAATTTCGGCCGGCGGGTGTTCGCCATCGGCAACAATGCGACCGCCGCCCGCTTCTCGGGGGTGCGCGTTGATCGCATAAAATTCGTGCTGTTCTGCCTGACGGGCCTGATTAGCGGCATCGCCGCGGTGCTGCTGACGGCGCGGCTGGGCTCGACCCGCCCCTCGATTGCAGAAGGTTTTGAACTCGACGTGGTGACCATGGTGGTGCTGGGCGGCGTGTCGATCATGGGGGGCGCGGGCTCCATCATCGGCGTGGTGATCGCGGCCCTGATCATCGGCCTCGTGACCTTCGGCCTGGGCCTTCTCAACGTGCCGGGCATCGTGATGACGATCTTCACCGGCTCGCTTTTGATCGTGGTGATCGCACTGCCGATCCTGTTCCGGATGTACAAGGAGCGCCGCGCATGA
- the rhaM gene encoding L-rhamnose mutarotase: protein MIRDNGYEKHAFKMQLNPGMAAEYKKRHDAIFPELVDLLHEAGVKDYSIHLDEQTNTLFGVLWRRVDHTMADLPNTEVMKRWWAHMADIMATNEKNEPVSFDLTPMFWMK, encoded by the coding sequence ATGATCCGCGACAATGGCTACGAAAAGCACGCCTTCAAGATGCAGCTCAATCCCGGCATGGCCGCCGAATACAAAAAGCGCCACGACGCGATCTTTCCCGAACTCGTCGACCTGCTGCATGAAGCGGGGGTGAAGGATTATTCGATCCATCTCGACGAGCAAACCAACACGCTTTTCGGCGTGCTCTGGCGGCGCGTGGACCACACCATGGCCGATCTGCCCAATACCGAGGTGATGAAGCGCTGGTGGGCCCATATGGCCGACATCATGGCCACCAACGAGAAGAACGAGCCGGTGTCGTTCGATTTGACGCCGATGTTCTGGATGAAGTGA
- a CDS encoding outer membrane protein has protein sequence MTTPNKLLLAVLLTTAAISGASAADLDFDYPAVIDMTASNQVDWSGFYAGVYAGYTGGRATSTSVGNETPIDVKGGLLGGTVGVNAQYDKFVLGLENDLAWSGAEGSATCVGNAAFNCNGKLDWLGTTKLRAGVAFDQFMVFGTAGVALGGITATVDPVPGGITGSYSSAIWGWTAGAGAEMAVTDQVSVKAEYAYYDFASVQAEAGTVTAAGATDIKSSAHVLKLGVNYRF, from the coding sequence ATGACTACCCCAAACAAGCTGCTACTTGCGGTCCTGCTGACCACCGCCGCCATTTCTGGCGCGTCCGCGGCCGACCTGGATTTTGACTATCCGGCCGTCATCGACATGACCGCCAGCAACCAGGTCGACTGGAGCGGCTTTTATGCTGGCGTTTATGCCGGCTATACGGGCGGCCGGGCGACCAGCACGTCTGTCGGCAATGAGACGCCCATCGATGTCAAAGGTGGTCTCCTGGGCGGCACGGTCGGCGTGAATGCGCAGTACGACAAGTTCGTGCTCGGCCTCGAAAACGATTTGGCCTGGAGCGGGGCGGAAGGCAGCGCGACCTGCGTCGGCAACGCGGCGTTCAACTGCAATGGCAAGCTGGACTGGCTGGGCACGACCAAGCTGCGTGCCGGCGTCGCCTTTGACCAGTTCATGGTGTTTGGCACCGCGGGCGTGGCCCTTGGCGGCATCACCGCAACGGTGGACCCTGTGCCCGGAGGCATCACCGGATCCTACTCTTCGGCCATCTGGGGCTGGACGGCAGGCGCCGGCGCCGAAATGGCCGTCACCGACCAGGTCAGCGTCAAAGCCGAATATGCCTATTACGATTTTGCCTCCGTTCAGGCAGAGGCAGGCACGGTCACGGCCGCCGGCGCAACCGACATCAAGTCGAGCGCCCATGTCCTCAAGCTCGGCGTCAACTACCGCTTCTAG
- the cysG gene encoding siroheme synthase CysG, translating to MQTVSSPQNSARIAPLAVLPVFFDLKGKRVVVIGGSEPAAWKIELLEAAGAQVEVFAKEICEELVELLRHTPHPPSGHLLPQGEKGTQSLPEHRPTPLPLWERVDRPQAETGEGEAGTTSGITLHPRPWHPADLSNAALAIADIEDDAEARAFIAAAKAAAVPYNVIDRPEFCQFQFGAIVNRSPVVVGISTAGAAPILGQAVRRRIETLLPQTLTEWAQLAARVRHAVMDTLEPGPQRRAFWERLAEKAFGSRAPEEADAAVTFAAQPPTGRVTLVGAGPGEADLLTIKAVRALQSADVILFDDLVSSEVLELARREAKRMLVGKRAQRESCAQDDINAMMLSLARQGKHVVRLKSGDPMIFGRAGEEIEMLESHGIAVSVVPGISAGMALASRLGVSLTHRNHAQSVRFVTGHSRKGALPDTLNWTALADPATTSVYYMSRRTLPGIVAELTAKGMSLHTPAIIAGSLGRTEEQIWRGTIGEAVSAVEAFPLSAPTIFAVGDALHSRRRTTASDGRTREISVGTLAKI from the coding sequence ATGCAAACCGTCTCATCGCCGCAGAATAGCGCCCGGATCGCGCCACTTGCTGTCCTGCCGGTGTTTTTCGACCTCAAGGGCAAGCGCGTCGTCGTCATCGGCGGTTCGGAACCCGCGGCCTGGAAGATCGAATTGCTGGAGGCCGCGGGCGCGCAAGTCGAGGTGTTTGCGAAGGAAATTTGCGAGGAGCTTGTTGAACTTCTACGCCACACCCCTCATCCGCCCTCCGGGCACCTTCTCCCACAAGGGGAGAAGGGGACTCAGAGCCTCCCCGAACACCGGCCTACCCCTCTCCCCTTGTGGGAGAGGGTGGATCGGCCGCAGGCCGAGACGGGTGAGGGGGAGGCTGGAACGACCTCAGGCATCACCCTCCACCCCCGCCCCTGGCACCCCGCCGACCTCAGCAACGCCGCCCTCGCCATTGCCGATATCGAGGACGACGCCGAGGCCCGCGCCTTCATCGCTGCAGCGAAAGCGGCAGCCGTCCCCTACAATGTCATCGACCGGCCCGAATTCTGCCAGTTCCAGTTCGGCGCCATCGTCAACCGTTCGCCGGTCGTGGTCGGCATTTCCACAGCCGGGGCGGCCCCTATCCTGGGCCAGGCGGTCCGCCGCCGCATCGAGACGCTGCTGCCCCAGACCCTCACCGAGTGGGCCCAACTCGCCGCAAGGGTGCGCCACGCCGTGATGGACACGCTTGAACCAGGCCCGCAGCGTCGTGCCTTCTGGGAGCGTCTGGCCGAGAAGGCCTTCGGTAGCCGGGCGCCCGAAGAGGCCGACGCCGCCGTGACCTTTGCCGCCCAACCGCCGACTGGCCGGGTCACGCTGGTCGGCGCCGGTCCGGGCGAAGCGGACCTCCTCACCATCAAGGCTGTGCGCGCCCTGCAATCGGCCGATGTGATCCTTTTCGACGATCTCGTCTCGTCCGAAGTGCTTGAACTGGCCCGCCGCGAGGCCAAGCGCATGCTGGTGGGCAAGCGCGCCCAGCGGGAGAGCTGCGCGCAGGACGACATCAACGCCATGATGCTGTCGCTCGCCCGTCAGGGAAAGCACGTTGTGCGGCTGAAATCGGGTGACCCGATGATTTTCGGGCGGGCCGGCGAAGAGATCGAGATGCTGGAAAGTCACGGCATTGCCGTTTCCGTCGTCCCGGGCATTTCCGCCGGCATGGCGCTGGCCAGCCGGCTGGGTGTCTCGCTGACCCATCGCAATCATGCCCAGTCCGTCCGCTTCGTCACCGGCCATTCGCGCAAGGGGGCGCTGCCGGACACCCTCAACTGGACGGCCCTTGCCGACCCGGCCACCACCTCGGTCTACTATATGTCGCGGCGTACCCTGCCCGGGATTGTCGCAGAGCTCACCGCCAAGGGGATGAGCCTTCATACCCCGGCCATCATCGCCGGCAGCCTGGGCCGGACCGAGGAGCAGATCTGGCGCGGAACGATTGGCGAAGCCGTCTCCGCCGTCGAAGCGTTTCCCCTCTCCGCACCGACGATCTTTGCGGTGGGTGATGCGCTCCATTCCCGGCGCCGGACCACGGCTTCAGACGGGCGAACTAGGGAAATATCCGTAGGCACCTTGGCAAAAATCTGA